In Flammeovirgaceae bacterium 311, one DNA window encodes the following:
- a CDS encoding acyltransferase family protein, which yields MLPYKLAHLTGRQSLHRPPLVPSFGEKKDMAQQQKIRRYEFDWLRVLAFSLLIFYHTGMFFVSWEWHVKNNELSKVMEWPMLFLGQWRMSLLFLISGVGVYFAMGYRSTAVFAKDRLKRILLPLLFGMLVIVPPQVYLERLTQGYTYSFISFYPSVLELQSYPEGNFSWHHLWYLAYIFCYSLLLLPLLRYLRQHKPDLGRMSAWMIILLPALWLGGGEMLLRPHFPATNALTNDWANHFLYLSIFLLGFLIVTSPPLQDSIRRLRWHSLALAVVLISILYAIYWVPARELAGYEEPLYWLLKSGNRWCWILAITGFAMQHLNRRSVHLSTANEMVYPFYILHQTVIVALGFVVMDLNWPIWLKFSLMVVATFLICFVLIRGVIMQINLLRVPFGLKAKEKYSPASAVTGTHKKKVAA from the coding sequence GTGCTGCCTTATAAACTAGCACACCTAACCGGCCGGCAGAGTTTACATAGACCACCCCTGGTGCCTTCCTTTGGTGAAAAAAAGGATATGGCACAGCAACAAAAAATCAGACGTTACGAATTTGACTGGCTACGGGTGTTAGCCTTTTCACTCCTGATCTTTTACCACACCGGGATGTTCTTTGTAAGCTGGGAGTGGCATGTAAAAAACAATGAGCTAAGCAAAGTGATGGAGTGGCCTATGCTCTTTCTGGGGCAGTGGCGTATGTCGCTGCTCTTTCTCATCTCGGGGGTGGGGGTTTATTTTGCTATGGGGTATCGCAGTACTGCTGTATTTGCCAAAGATAGACTAAAGCGTATACTGCTGCCTTTGCTCTTTGGAATGCTCGTGATTGTACCGCCACAGGTGTATTTGGAGCGCCTCACCCAGGGCTATACCTACAGCTTCATTTCTTTCTATCCCAGTGTTTTGGAGCTGCAATCCTATCCGGAGGGAAATTTCAGCTGGCATCACCTCTGGTACCTGGCTTACATTTTCTGCTATAGCCTGCTGCTGTTGCCGCTTTTGCGCTACCTGCGTCAGCATAAGCCCGACTTAGGCAGGATGAGTGCATGGATGATTATTTTATTGCCTGCGCTCTGGCTTGGTGGGGGAGAGATGCTGTTACGACCCCATTTTCCGGCTACCAATGCTTTAACAAATGATTGGGCCAACCATTTTCTTTACCTCAGTATTTTTCTGCTGGGATTTCTGATTGTTACATCACCGCCGCTGCAAGATTCTATTCGCAGGCTAAGGTGGCACAGTCTGGCCTTGGCAGTAGTGCTGATAAGCATACTCTACGCCATATACTGGGTACCTGCCAGGGAATTGGCAGGCTATGAAGAACCTTTGTACTGGCTACTGAAATCAGGTAACAGGTGGTGCTGGATTCTGGCCATCACAGGCTTTGCCATGCAGCATCTCAACCGGCGCTCCGTTCACCTCTCTACTGCCAATGAAATGGTCTATCCTTTCTACATCCTGCACCAGACTGTTATTGTGGCTCTGGGATTCGTGGTAATGGATCTGAACTGGCCAATATGGCTAAAATTCAGCCTGATGGTAGTGGCTACCTTCCTGATCTGTTTTGTACTGATAAGAGGGGTTATTATGCAGATAAACTTACTGCGAGTGCCTTTTGGGCTGAAAGCAAAGGAAAAATATTCGCCTGCCAGCGCTGTAACAGGAACTCACAAAAAAAAGGTGGCTGCATAA
- a CDS encoding transcriptional regulator, AraC family protein (COG2207 AraC-type DNA-binding domain-containing proteins) has product MRKKLELQSMPPVQDFFRFDLFVAILLTGIVQGFLLFVLLASKPRQQPYHNLILAFLSLSCALLVLDIFLGYTGLMTRTLFLVDFTEPLNFVIGPLIFLLIRSMGGAHFRKKDWLHFMPFVLYFSYHLLFLLEGNAVKYIAFLDAFHPELPRPPVEHSFPVDPLYIRRNLDYLTLLHFSLYLGASLWWAKQHRSGTNKNPYFLSWIKLLTGFFSVAVFLYVLVRFSYKNDLGDHLLATFLTLQLFLISYKMLTNSAFFQPVVQVKYEKSTLTDSSRQELLEKLEAAVQTKFYLQPSVNLALLAKQLNTTPHYLSQVLNESLGNSFFEYVGQLRIAEAKAILSDPAKNHLKIEEVAEMTGYLSKSAFNAAFKKFAGTTPGAYKKTAVL; this is encoded by the coding sequence ATGCGGAAAAAATTAGAGCTGCAAAGCATGCCTCCAGTACAGGACTTTTTCAGGTTTGATTTGTTTGTGGCTATTCTCCTGACGGGAATAGTACAGGGCTTCCTGCTATTCGTCCTCCTGGCGTCAAAGCCCAGGCAGCAGCCATATCATAACCTTATCCTGGCTTTTCTGTCACTCTCCTGCGCACTGCTGGTGCTGGACATTTTTCTGGGATACACAGGTTTGATGACCCGGACTCTTTTCCTGGTAGATTTTACCGAACCCCTTAATTTTGTGATTGGTCCGCTTATTTTTTTGCTCATCAGGAGCATGGGCGGAGCGCATTTCAGGAAGAAGGACTGGCTGCACTTTATGCCTTTCGTGCTGTATTTTTCATACCATCTCCTGTTCCTGCTGGAAGGTAATGCAGTGAAGTACATTGCATTTCTGGATGCCTTTCATCCGGAGTTGCCCAGGCCGCCAGTGGAACACAGTTTTCCTGTAGATCCCTTATACATCAGAAGAAACCTGGATTATTTAACCCTGCTGCACTTTAGCCTTTACCTGGGCGCATCGTTATGGTGGGCAAAACAGCACAGATCCGGCACGAACAAAAATCCTTATTTCCTATCCTGGATAAAGCTGCTCACAGGCTTTTTCAGCGTAGCCGTTTTTTTATATGTGTTGGTACGTTTTAGTTATAAGAATGATCTGGGCGACCACCTGCTGGCTACCTTTCTAACCCTGCAGCTCTTCCTGATCAGCTATAAAATGTTGACTAATTCAGCATTCTTTCAGCCGGTAGTGCAGGTGAAATACGAAAAGTCGACCCTTACAGACAGCAGCAGACAGGAACTGCTGGAGAAACTGGAAGCTGCCGTACAGACAAAGTTTTACCTGCAGCCCTCCGTGAATCTGGCTTTGCTGGCCAAGCAGCTTAACACCACTCCACATTATCTTTCGCAGGTGCTTAACGAAAGCCTTGGCAACAGCTTTTTTGAATACGTGGGCCAGCTGCGTATTGCAGAAGCAAAGGCAATCCTGTCAGATCCTGCCAAAAATCATCTTAAAATAGAAGAAGTAGCTGAAATGACGGGATACCTCTCTAAATCGGCTTTCAATGCTGCTTTCAAGAAATTTGCAGGTACTACCCCCGGAGCGTATAAGAAAACAGCAGTGCTGTGA
- a CDS encoding abortive infection protein, which translates to MPFISLTLQMKLHIKIGLTLFVAGFTGILSLLTMPFASDAIPPELLAGYSEISLRLLSTINPLILLTVATVLGTILYPKVSRLRAPALELILRSGADSWQKIIAQQAKSGLMGGIIAGAAVIVLEALFKPHLPLEFTQLPAQHQPNIAVRLLYGGITEEVMLRFGLMTLLAWALAKLSRTVNPVSMWIAILLAAIMFAAAHLPIVFVKVPEVTGLLIFYILLGNSVAGIIYGWLYWKRGLEAAIIAHMVTHLVILGVSAMS; encoded by the coding sequence ATGCCATTCATATCTCTCACTTTACAAATGAAGCTCCACATAAAGATTGGACTTACTCTTTTTGTGGCTGGTTTTACAGGCATCCTTAGCCTGCTCACCATGCCTTTTGCCTCTGATGCCATTCCGCCAGAGCTACTTGCCGGCTACTCAGAAATAAGCCTGCGCCTCCTAAGTACGATCAATCCACTGATATTACTGACTGTGGCAACAGTTTTGGGCACTATCCTTTATCCAAAGGTATCTCGTCTGAGGGCACCTGCCCTGGAATTAATTTTGAGATCGGGTGCTGACAGCTGGCAGAAAATTATCGCACAGCAGGCAAAAAGCGGGCTGATGGGCGGTATTATAGCAGGTGCGGCTGTTATTGTACTGGAAGCCCTGTTTAAGCCGCATTTACCGCTGGAGTTTACACAGCTTCCTGCCCAGCATCAGCCTAATATAGCAGTGCGGCTGCTGTATGGCGGTATTACAGAAGAAGTAATGCTAAGGTTTGGCCTGATGACCTTATTAGCCTGGGCGCTGGCAAAGCTAAGCCGTACAGTCAATCCTGTTTCCATGTGGATAGCCATTTTACTGGCGGCTATTATGTTTGCAGCTGCTCACCTGCCAATTGTTTTTGTAAAGGTGCCTGAGGTAACAGGCCTGCTGATCTTTTACATCCTGCTTGGAAATTCAGTAGCAGGCATCATATATGGCTGGCTCTACTGGAAAAGAGGGTTGGAAGCTGCCATCATCGCGCATATGGTTACACATTTAGTAATATTGGGGGTAAGTGCTATGAGTTAA
- a CDS encoding FAD dependent oxidoreductase (COG2303 Choline dehydrogenase and related flavoproteins), with amino-acid sequence MANINGDSAKQRTFDAIVIGSGISGGWAAKELTGHGLKTLVLERGGDVKHNVDYPTASKNQWEFDHRGQLPLEVRKANPIVSKCYAFYEGTEHFFVKDQEHPYVQEKPFDWIRGYQVGGKSLLWARQTQRWSDFDFDGPARDGFAVDWPIRYADLAPWYSYVEKFAGISGNKDGIPQLPDGEFLPPHELNCVESHFQGQVAKKYKDRQVIIGRAAHITKPQPIHLEQGRAQCQHRTLCERGCPFGGYFSSNASTLPWAAKTGLMTLRPHSVVHSIIYDEQKGKATGVRVIDANTKEEMEYYANIIFVNAAALNTNLILLNSTSSRFPNGLGNDNGIMGKYVAFHNYRARVSAEYDGHLDTTTEGRRPNSPYIPRFRNVYKQETDFLRGYAAGFNASRVSNSSRDGMGVSLKESLHNPQLGGWRVGSHMMGETIPKETNYVALDSSNKDPFGIPQLKISIDYDDNDEKMVKDYIEQMTEMFTNAGFTNIQARDSKQAPGLDIHEMGGVRMGHDPKTSLLNKWNQLHACKNVFVTDGACMTSTATQNPSLTYMALAARAVDYAVKELKKQNV; translated from the coding sequence ATGGCAAATATTAACGGAGATTCAGCGAAGCAGAGAACGTTTGACGCAATTGTGATAGGATCGGGGATCAGTGGTGGCTGGGCAGCCAAGGAACTTACCGGCCACGGGCTTAAAACCCTGGTACTGGAGCGCGGAGGCGATGTAAAACATAATGTAGATTACCCGACTGCATCCAAGAATCAGTGGGAGTTTGACCACCGTGGCCAGCTGCCGCTGGAGGTACGCAAAGCCAATCCTATCGTGAGCAAGTGCTATGCATTTTATGAGGGTACTGAGCACTTCTTTGTAAAAGATCAGGAGCATCCCTATGTGCAGGAAAAGCCCTTCGACTGGATCCGGGGTTACCAGGTAGGGGGTAAATCGCTGCTCTGGGCCCGCCAGACCCAGCGCTGGAGCGACTTTGATTTTGACGGACCTGCCCGTGATGGCTTTGCTGTAGACTGGCCCATCCGCTATGCCGACCTGGCACCCTGGTACAGCTATGTAGAGAAGTTTGCCGGTATCAGTGGTAACAAGGATGGTATACCGCAGCTGCCCGATGGCGAATTTCTGCCCCCACATGAGCTGAACTGCGTGGAAAGCCATTTTCAGGGACAAGTTGCTAAAAAATACAAAGACCGCCAGGTGATCATAGGACGGGCGGCGCATATTACCAAGCCGCAGCCAATCCACCTGGAGCAGGGGCGTGCACAATGCCAGCACCGTACCCTGTGTGAGCGGGGCTGCCCGTTTGGGGGATACTTCAGCAGCAATGCTTCTACCCTGCCATGGGCGGCTAAAACAGGCCTCATGACCCTGCGCCCCCATTCTGTGGTACATTCCATTATTTACGATGAGCAAAAAGGCAAGGCAACCGGCGTGCGCGTGATCGATGCAAACACAAAGGAGGAGATGGAGTATTATGCCAACATCATCTTTGTAAATGCAGCTGCGCTCAATACCAACCTGATCCTGCTGAATTCTACTTCCAGTCGTTTCCCTAACGGATTAGGCAACGATAATGGCATCATGGGCAAATACGTGGCTTTCCATAATTACCGGGCAAGGGTTTCTGCCGAGTACGATGGCCACCTGGATACTACCACCGAAGGCCGCAGGCCAAACAGTCCGTATATTCCGCGCTTCCGTAATGTGTACAAACAGGAAACGGATTTTCTGCGTGGCTATGCGGCAGGTTTCAATGCCAGCCGGGTATCAAACTCCAGCCGCGATGGGATGGGTGTAAGCCTGAAAGAAAGCCTGCATAACCCGCAATTGGGTGGCTGGCGTGTGGGTTCTCACATGATGGGCGAAACCATTCCCAAAGAGACTAACTACGTAGCGCTCGATAGCTCAAATAAGGATCCCTTTGGTATTCCGCAGCTCAAAATCTCTATCGATTATGACGATAATGATGAGAAAATGGTTAAGGATTACATAGAGCAGATGACGGAGATGTTCACCAATGCCGGCTTTACCAATATTCAGGCCAGGGATTCTAAACAGGCGCCCGGTCTGGATATTCACGAAATGGGTGGTGTTCGCATGGGGCATGATCCCAAAACCTCCCTGCTCAACAAATGGAACCAGCTGCATGCCTGCAAAAATGTATTCGTCACTGATGGTGCCTGTATGACCTCTACGGCCACACAAAATCCCTCGCTTACCTACATGGCATTGGCAGCCCGGGCTGTAGATTATGCTGTAAAGGAGCTTAAAAAGCAGAATGTTTAG
- a CDS encoding NmrA family protein — protein sequence MLFAALDKPISFISPSPIMFFLAKRKAGFPTAFILVMIMLHYLPRYQKPPCISQELSRLTGEEPASLAGFIQ from the coding sequence ATGTTATTTGCAGCACTGGATAAACCCATTAGCTTTATCAGTCCCTCTCCAATCATGTTCTTTCTTGCTAAAAGAAAAGCAGGCTTTCCCACAGCTTTCATTTTGGTGATGATCATGCTCCACTACCTGCCCAGGTACCAGAAACCGCCCTGCATCAGCCAGGAGCTGAGCAGACTTACAGGAGAAGAACCCGCTTCACTGGCCGGCTTCATTCAATAG
- a CDS encoding N-acetyltransferase GCN5 (COG0454 Histone acetyltransferase HPA2 and related acetyltransferases) — MTEVIQADSTHFSTIRNIALQTWPPTFGDILSGAQIEYMLEMMYSIPALQEQVNQKGHTFILVSEEEAFLGFASYELNYQGQPKTKIHKIYVLPAAHGKGLGKVLIDHIREVALAHCNPTLTLNVNRYNRAVQFYERIGFTMVGKEDISIGNGYLMEDYIMEKTL; from the coding sequence ATGACAGAGGTTATCCAAGCAGACAGCACACATTTCTCCACCATCAGGAATATTGCTTTACAAACCTGGCCCCCCACCTTTGGGGATATTCTAAGCGGAGCGCAAATTGAATACATGCTGGAAATGATGTACAGCATCCCTGCCTTACAGGAGCAGGTAAACCAAAAAGGCCACACCTTTATTCTTGTAAGCGAAGAGGAAGCTTTTCTGGGTTTTGCCTCCTACGAACTCAACTACCAGGGGCAGCCAAAAACAAAAATTCACAAAATCTATGTATTGCCTGCGGCACATGGTAAGGGTCTGGGCAAAGTGCTGATAGACCACATCCGTGAGGTTGCTTTAGCGCACTGCAACCCAACCCTCACCCTGAATGTGAACAGGTACAACAGAGCCGTTCAGTTTTATGAAAGAATTGGGTTTACAATGGTAGGAAAGGAAGATATCTCCATCGGCAACGGATACCTGATGGAAGATTATATCATGGAAAAAACACTTTAG
- a CDS encoding cytochrome c class I (COG3828 Uncharacterized protein conserved in bacteria), translating into MLLSFQLFGLLSCSSEKEEERRVLVFSKTGGYRHASIEAGIAAIQQLGQEHNFVVDTTEDASSFRDENLQQYHAVIFLNTTGDVLNHQQQNEFERYIQAGGGYVGIHAAADTEYDWPWYGKLSGAYFESHPNNPNVLKGTFRVLDKNHPATAQLPERWEREDEFYNFKDMNSDVHVLMDIDEKSYEGGTNGDNHPMAWYHDYDGGRAFYTSVGHTDESFSETLVLQHILGGIQYAMGGENPKKPDYSLARTRRVPDENRFTKKVLVDNLDEPYELAVMEGGRVLFIERKGNVKLYDPATEQTTIAARIPVNTKYLPKDGKQKEAEDGLLGLALDPNFQQNNWVYLYYSPAGDEPKNMLTRFVLKGNELDMASKKVILEVPVQRQECCHTGGSIAFDAAGNLYLSTGDNTNPFGTGYAPIDERQGRSPWDAQKSSANTNDLRGKIIRIHPEADGTYSIPEGNLFSNGTPNTRPEIYTMGHRNPFRISVDKKTGFVYWGDVGPDANKDSLAVGPRGHDEFGQARKPGNFGWPHFIGDNKAYARIDFAARKAGAKFDPAKPVNSSPNNTGLQELPPAQPAFIWYPYDVSDEFPLVGSGGRTAMAGPVYHTEHFKEAARPFPDYYDGKLFIYEWMRGWIMAVTMDKEGNLQSMEPFMPGSKFNNPMEMEFGPDGDLYMLDYGEGWFQQNATAKLVKIEYNAGNRTPVIQLATDTKAGGVPLAVKLSSAGTHDPDRDELKYEWKVTAQDGKLYKTLDEPNPALTIDKPGLYTVQLQVTDAQGATARSSMELVAGNVPPQLELNISGGNSTFYFPNQPFQYEVQVTDPEDGSLASGGIAADEVAFTIDYMKEGYDQIAIAQGHRGADEAVAFAHGRKLMEASDCKACHAIDKESIGPTYQQVAKKYRGDAGAVDRLADKVIQGGAGVWGEVAMSAHPGISPDDAKEIIKYVLSLDGSQKPASSLPLIGSFTPKGPAEAGGQGIYLARMAYTDRGANGVPPATTEKVMLLRHPFVAPATASQLSAGIQKYKLEEPPVEIVIVQENDSYIGFNQLDMTGIRQLDFLAIAPKEHLNAAGGKIEVRLGSPTGKLVGESAGIRQQSMGKNVNPPRVPVTITPTEGVQDVFFVFKGNKSGDQQALFTISGIEFKTSGPDL; encoded by the coding sequence TTGCTGCTGAGCTTTCAGCTGTTCGGGCTGCTTTCGTGCTCCTCAGAAAAAGAAGAAGAGCGCCGGGTATTAGTTTTTTCTAAAACCGGTGGCTACCGGCATGCTTCTATCGAAGCGGGCATAGCAGCCATTCAGCAACTGGGCCAGGAGCACAACTTTGTAGTAGACACCACCGAAGATGCCTCCAGCTTTCGGGATGAAAATCTGCAGCAGTACCATGCCGTTATTTTCCTGAATACTACCGGCGATGTGCTGAACCACCAGCAGCAAAACGAATTTGAACGCTACATACAGGCGGGTGGGGGCTATGTGGGCATCCATGCCGCTGCCGATACAGAATATGACTGGCCCTGGTACGGAAAGCTTAGCGGCGCCTATTTCGAAAGCCACCCCAACAACCCTAATGTGCTGAAGGGCACTTTCAGGGTGCTGGATAAAAACCATCCTGCAACAGCCCAGCTGCCCGAACGCTGGGAGCGCGAAGATGAATTCTACAATTTTAAAGACATGAATTCGGATGTGCACGTGCTGATGGATATCGATGAGAAAAGCTATGAGGGTGGTACCAATGGCGACAATCATCCTATGGCCTGGTACCATGACTATGATGGCGGCAGGGCCTTTTATACAAGCGTTGGCCATACAGACGAAAGCTTCTCAGAAACCCTGGTGCTGCAGCACATTCTGGGAGGCATTCAGTATGCCATGGGGGGCGAAAACCCTAAGAAACCCGATTACAGCCTGGCCCGCACCAGGCGGGTGCCCGATGAAAATCGCTTTACCAAAAAAGTACTGGTTGATAACCTTGACGAGCCATACGAGCTGGCTGTGATGGAAGGAGGCCGTGTGCTGTTTATTGAGCGTAAGGGCAATGTAAAGCTGTATGATCCTGCAACGGAGCAAACTACCATTGCAGCCCGCATTCCAGTAAATACAAAGTACCTGCCCAAAGACGGCAAGCAAAAAGAAGCCGAAGACGGCCTGCTGGGTTTGGCCTTAGACCCCAATTTTCAGCAGAATAATTGGGTATACCTGTATTACTCACCCGCCGGCGACGAGCCAAAAAATATGCTTACCCGCTTTGTACTGAAGGGCAATGAATTAGACATGGCTTCTAAGAAAGTAATACTGGAAGTGCCTGTGCAAAGGCAGGAGTGCTGCCATACCGGTGGGTCTATTGCTTTTGATGCAGCGGGAAATCTGTATCTCTCTACCGGTGATAACACCAACCCTTTCGGCACCGGTTATGCCCCAATAGATGAGCGGCAGGGCCGGAGCCCCTGGGATGCCCAAAAGAGCTCTGCCAATACCAACGACTTACGTGGTAAAATTATCCGCATACACCCCGAAGCCGACGGCACTTACAGCATTCCGGAGGGCAACCTTTTCTCTAATGGTACGCCTAACACCCGCCCTGAAATTTATACCATGGGCCACCGCAATCCTTTCCGGATTTCGGTAGATAAGAAAACAGGCTTTGTGTATTGGGGAGATGTAGGGCCTGATGCCAACAAGGATTCTCTGGCTGTGGGTCCCCGCGGACACGATGAATTTGGCCAGGCACGAAAACCTGGTAATTTTGGATGGCCCCATTTCATTGGCGATAACAAGGCTTATGCAAGAATTGACTTTGCTGCCAGAAAAGCAGGCGCTAAGTTCGATCCGGCCAAACCTGTAAACAGCTCCCCTAATAATACCGGTCTGCAGGAGCTGCCCCCAGCCCAGCCGGCATTTATCTGGTATCCCTATGATGTGTCTGATGAATTTCCGCTGGTAGGCAGTGGAGGCAGAACGGCAATGGCCGGCCCTGTTTATCATACAGAGCATTTTAAAGAGGCAGCACGCCCCTTTCCGGATTACTATGATGGGAAGCTTTTCATTTACGAGTGGATGCGCGGCTGGATCATGGCCGTTACCATGGATAAAGAAGGAAATCTGCAGAGCATGGAGCCCTTTATGCCAGGCAGCAAGTTTAACAACCCCATGGAGATGGAATTTGGTCCGGATGGCGACCTGTACATGCTGGATTACGGCGAAGGCTGGTTTCAGCAGAATGCTACAGCAAAACTGGTTAAGATTGAATACAATGCCGGTAACCGTACGCCTGTGATACAGCTGGCAACCGATACTAAGGCAGGTGGAGTTCCCCTGGCTGTTAAGCTTTCCTCTGCAGGTACCCATGATCCTGACAGGGATGAGCTTAAATACGAATGGAAAGTAACTGCACAGGACGGAAAGCTATATAAAACCCTGGATGAACCTAACCCGGCGCTTACCATCGACAAACCGGGCCTTTATACCGTTCAGCTGCAGGTAACCGATGCACAGGGTGCAACAGCCAGGAGCTCAATGGAGCTTGTGGCAGGGAATGTACCTCCGCAGCTGGAACTGAATATTTCCGGAGGTAACAGTACCTTCTATTTCCCGAACCAGCCATTCCAGTACGAGGTGCAGGTAACTGATCCCGAAGACGGTAGCCTGGCAAGTGGGGGTATTGCTGCAGATGAGGTTGCTTTTACCATAGACTACATGAAGGAAGGCTATGATCAGATTGCCATTGCACAGGGCCACCGCGGTGCCGACGAAGCTGTTGCTTTTGCCCATGGCAGAAAGCTGATGGAGGCAAGCGATTGTAAGGCCTGCCATGCCATTGATAAAGAATCAATAGGGCCCACCTACCAGCAGGTGGCTAAAAAATACAGGGGCGATGCCGGGGCAGTGGATCGGTTGGCGGATAAAGTGATTCAGGGGGGTGCCGGTGTTTGGGGAGAAGTAGCCATGTCGGCACACCCGGGCATATCTCCGGATGATGCCAAAGAGATTATTAAGTATGTGCTTAGTCTGGACGGTAGCCAGAAACCGGCCTCCTCTTTACCATTGATAGGCTCCTTTACCCCTAAAGGACCGGCAGAAGCAGGCGGACAGGGCATTTATTTAGCACGTATGGCTTATACGGATAGGGGTGCAAATGGCGTACCCCCGGCAACAACAGAAAAAGTAATGTTGCTCCGCCATCCTTTTGTTGCGCCGGCCACCGCCAGTCAGCTCTCGGCAGGTATCCAAAAGTATAAGCTGGAAGAACCGCCTGTAGAAATTGTAATCGTTCAGGAGAATGATTCCTACATCGGGTTTAACCAGCTTGATATGACCGGTATCAGACAGCTTGATTTCCTGGCCATAGCACCAAAAGAACATCTTAATGCAGCAGGTGGTAAAATAGAGGTGCGCCTGGGCTCGCCTACCGGTAAATTGGTTGGAGAAAGTGCCGGGATCAGGCAACAGAGCATGGGTAAAAATGTAAATCCTCCCCGCGTACCAGTTACTATTACCCCGACTGAGGGTGTGCAGGATGTGTTCTTTGTTTTTAAAGGAAACAAATCCGGAGATCAGCAGGCGCTCTTTACCATTAGTGGCATAGAGTTTAAAACATCCGGCCCGGATTTGTAG
- a CDS encoding ABC transporter (COG1682 ABC-type polysaccharide/polyol phosphate export systems, permease component) has protein sequence MSEKINKEHWDWEFGSHTTWWGWSAKELWAYRNLLGRLVRRDFLLNYQQTILGPLWILFQPILTLATFVVVFNKLVGIDTGDIPPVLFYLSGIVLWNFFNDSFIGTAFTFRENSEVFSKVYFPRLVMPLSVISTNFFRFLMQFILLLLVMVWFWVVEDVPVTINKWVIVLPFSILLISVIGLSLGLIFSVLTAKYRDLVNLVHLGVRMLMFLTPVIYPLNIIPENFRWLVLWNPLTPLFELTRYSLLGHGTFTIPHLLYSTLVAVLLLLASLMIFNKQGDKLIDVV, from the coding sequence ATGTCTGAAAAAATAAATAAAGAACATTGGGATTGGGAGTTTGGCAGCCACACCACCTGGTGGGGATGGAGTGCAAAAGAACTTTGGGCTTATCGCAACCTGTTAGGCAGGCTGGTGAGGCGTGATTTTCTACTGAATTACCAGCAAACTATACTGGGGCCCCTCTGGATTTTATTTCAACCCATTTTAACCCTGGCTACCTTTGTAGTAGTATTTAATAAACTGGTAGGGATCGATACCGGCGATATACCACCGGTATTATTTTACCTGTCGGGCATTGTACTATGGAACTTCTTTAACGACAGTTTTATAGGAACTGCTTTTACCTTTAGGGAAAATTCCGAGGTATTCAGCAAGGTATATTTTCCCCGTTTGGTGATGCCCCTTTCGGTGATTAGCACAAACTTCTTCAGGTTCCTGATGCAGTTTATACTCTTACTGCTGGTAATGGTGTGGTTCTGGGTGGTAGAAGATGTGCCGGTAACCATAAACAAGTGGGTGATAGTACTACCATTTTCCATTCTGCTCATCAGCGTGATTGGTTTATCACTTGGCCTCATTTTTTCTGTGTTAACTGCCAAATACAGAGACCTGGTAAACCTTGTACATTTAGGGGTGCGCATGCTGATGTTTTTAACACCTGTTATTTACCCCTTAAACATTATTCCGGAAAATTTTCGCTGGCTTGTACTCTGGAACCCCCTCACCCCGCTGTTTGAACTCACACGCTATAGCCTGTTAGGCCACGGCACATTTACCATACCGCACCTGCTTTACAGCACCCTGGTAGCCGTATTGCTGCTGCTGGCTTCCCTGATGATCTTTAATAAGCAGGGAGATAAATTGATTGATGTAGTTTAA